A DNA window from Castanea sativa cultivar Marrone di Chiusa Pesio chromosome 7, ASM4071231v1 contains the following coding sequences:
- the LOC142642592 gene encoding 65-kDa microtubule-associated protein 1-like, which produces MLYVSALPEEAGQANLQSAVASGWPASLHLIGKQMWNDINFGESEADKDYTLLELERECFEVYRPKVEEAANAKAHLHSLLQPKKLNLPLPWLNTSIRVLGLLWTW; this is translated from the exons ATGTT ATATGTATCAGCACTACCAGAGGAAGCAGGGCAAGCTAATCTACAAAGTGCTGTTGCTTCAGGTTGGCCTGCCTCACTACACTTGATTGGAAAG CAAATGTGGAATGACATAAACTTTGGTGAGAGTGAAGCAGACAAAGATTACACGCTGTTGGAATTGGAGAGGGAATGCTTTGAAGTATACAGGCCAAAGGTTGAGGAGGCTGCCAATGCCAAGGCACACCTCCATAGTCTGTTGCAGCCAAAGAAGCTGAACTTGCCACTCCCATGGCTGAACACCTCCATCAGGGTTTTGGGACTATTGTGGACATGGTAA